The following coding sequences are from one Musa acuminata AAA Group cultivar baxijiao chromosome BXJ2-4, Cavendish_Baxijiao_AAA, whole genome shotgun sequence window:
- the LOC135609974 gene encoding calcium-dependent protein kinase 20-like, which yields MGNCCAAPVDPEKKKAKKKKKPNPFSTDGHHGPTPSLVVLKDSAGRDIRSRYDLGRELGRGEFGITYLCTDKDSGDLFACKSISKKKLRTIVDIEDVRREVEIMRHLPSHPNIVSLRDTYEDDAAVHLVMELCEGGELFDRIVARGHYTERAAAMVIRTIVQVVQNCHMHGVMHRDLKPENFLFGNKNENAPLKAIDFGLSVFFKPGERFTEIVGSPYYMAPEVLKRNYGPEIDVWSAGVILYILLCGVPPFWAETEQGIAQAIIRSVIDFRRDPWPKVSDAAKDLVKRMLDPDPNKRLTAQEVLDHPWLQNAKKAPNVNLGESVRARLQQFSVMNKFKKKALRVVAEHLSVEEVADIKDMFEKIDVNSKGQITLEELKHGLHKLEYPISDADLKILMDAADADGNGSLNYREFVAVSIHIRKIGNDEHLHKAFRYFDRNNTGYIEIEELSDCLADELGPNHEEVINAIIRDVDTDKDGKISYEEFAMMMKAGTDWRKASRQYSRERFSNLSSKLMKDGSLQLKSEDR from the exons ATGGGGAATTGCTGCGCCGCCCCTGTTGATCCggagaagaagaaggcgaagaagaagaagaaaccgaacCCCTTTTCCACCGATGGCCACCACGGACCCACACCCAGCCTCGTCGTCCTCAAGGACTCCGCCGGCCGGGACATCCGGAGCCGGTACGACctcggccgggagctcggccgtgGGGAGTTCGGCATCACCTACCTCTGCACCGACAAGGACTCAGGGGACCTCTTCGCCTGCAAGTCCATCTCCAAGAAGAAGCTGCGGACCATCGTGGACATCGAGGATGTGAGGAGGGAGGTGGAGATCATGAGGCACTTGCCAAGCCACCCCAACATCGTGAGCCTCAGGGACACCTATGAGGACGACGCCGCTGTCCACCTGGTCATGGAGCTATGCGAAGGAGGGGAGCTGTTCGATCGGATCGTTGCGAGGGGGCATTACACCGAAAGGGCGGCCGCCATGGTCATCCGAACAATCGTCCAAGTGGTGCAG AATTGCCACATGCATGGGGTGATGCACCGAGACCTCAAGCCTGAGAACTTCTTGTTTGGAAACAAAAACGAAAATGCCCCTCTGAAAGCGATCGATTTTGGGTTGTCTGTATTTTTTAAACCAG GTGAGCGCTTCACTGAGATAGTTGGCAGTCCTTACTACATGGCTCCGGAGGTTTTAAAGCGAAACTATGGCCCGGAAATTGATGTCTGGAGTGCAGGAGTTATCCTATACATCCTGCTTTGTGGTGTGCCACCATTTTGGGCAG AAACGGAACAAGGCATTGCACAGGCAATTATTCGTTCTGTTATCGATTTTAGAAGAGACCCGTGGCCAAAGGTTTCTGATGCTGCCAAAGACCTTGTCAAACGAATGCTTGATCCAGATCCTAATAAACGTTTGACAGCTCAGGAAGTGCTTG ATCACCCGTGGTTGCAAAATGCCAAGAAGGCTCCCAACGTTAATCTTGGTGAAAGTGTTCGCGCAAGACTGCAGCAATTTTCAGTGatgaacaaatttaaaaagaaaGCTCTTAGG GTGGTGGCTGAACATTTATCTGTGGAAGAGGTTGCTGATATAAAGGATATGTTTGAGAAGATAGACGTGAACAGCAAAGGGCAAATAACACTTGAGGAGCTAAAACATGGTTTGCACAAGCTTGAATACCCGATTTCTGATGCAGATCTCAAGATACTAATGGACGCA GCCGATGCCGATGGAAACGGCTCTCTGAACTATAGAGAATTTGTTGCTGTCTCTATCCACATAAGAAAGATCGGAAATGATGAGCACCTGCACAAGGCCTTTCGATATTTTGATCGAAATAATACTGGATACATAGAAATTGAAGAGCTCAGTGACTGTTTGGCTGATGAATTGGGTCCAAACCATGAAGAAGTGATTAACGCCATTATTCGCGATGTAGACACCGACAAG GATGGGAAAATAAGCTACGAGGAGTTTGCCATGATGATGAAAGCGGGTACGGATTGGAGGAAGGCATCAAGGCAGTATTCCAGGGAACGATTCAGTAACCTAAGCTCAAAACTGATGAAGGATGGATCTTTGCAGTTGAAAAGCGAGGATAGATGA
- the LOC135609973 gene encoding photosystem II 5 kDa protein, chloroplastic-like, with amino-acid sequence MASLTMMASFLGGTISIPGRPSIRRRTGQGLAVAQAAAKNRDVAQPNPEARGDGEREGRRAVMLAAAAAAACAIGQGIANAEEEPKPGTPEAKKKYAPICVTMPTAKICRK; translated from the coding sequence ATGGCATCACTCACCATGATGGCTTCCTTCCTCGGCGGCACCATCAGCATTCCTGGCCGCCCCTCTATCAGACGTCGCACCGGGCAGGGCCTTGCCGTGGCCCAGGCGGCCGCCAAAAATCGAGACGTGGCCCAGCCCAACCCCGAAGCTCGCGGCGACGGCGAGCGCGAGGGTCGGCGCGCCGTGATGCTCGCGGCTGCCGCGGCCGCGGCGTGCGCCATCGGCCAGGGGATCGCGAACGCCGAGGAGGAGCCCAAGCCGGGGACGCCGGAGGCGAAGAAGAAGTACGCGCCGATCTGCGTGACCATGCCGACGGCGAAGATCTGCCGCAAGTGA